TTAAGTTAATGTTatgttttaatcaaaatgacAAACTTTGCCTTAAACTCATTCTGTGCTGCCCGCGGTTTAATGGCTGTTGTCTCTTGTCTTATTAGGTCTAAGACACTGTTTGAAGAAATCCGTGCCTCCATCAACAACAATGATGAAGAGGATCGCTCCTTCTGGAGACCTGTGCTCCCATGGGGTGGCGTTTTCACCATCAGAGCAGGAAGGAAGGCCATATCATGTACCCCTCTGTATGTTAAAATCAACCTAAAGAACACCTGCACCATTGATGGCTTCCTCATGATCCTGTATGTGATCCTGCGGGACAACCAGGGCTTTTCCAGGGAGCTGGCTGTCTTCCTGGGAAAGCACTTCGTGGACTATTTCCTCCACCTGATGGACTCTTGTGACTACACCACAGTCAAGATGCTGTGGATTTGGGACAGGATGTCTAAAAGACAGTACCGCTCTCAGGTCCGCAAGGCAgctctggagattgacttgttTGGGAACGAGCATGAGAACTTCACAGAGAACCTGGAGAACCTCATGTCTACTATACAGGAGAGTCTGTGCACCAACTGGAGCTGCCCGGCCCGCTTCCAGGAGTTAATCAAGACAACCATCAACA
This genomic window from Cheilinus undulatus linkage group 18, ASM1832078v1, whole genome shotgun sequence contains:
- the c18h14orf28 gene encoding uncharacterized protein C14orf28 homolog: MESKLSVLSDTEELPTLISDPENYFLFERSKTLFEEIRASINNNDEEDRSFWRPVLPWGGVFTIRAGRKAISCTPLYVKINLKNTCTIDGFLMILYVILRDNQGFSRELAVFLGKHFVDYFLHLMDSCDYTTVKMLWIWDRMSKRQYRSQVRKAALEIDLFGNEHENFTENLENLMSTIQESLCTNWSCPARFQELIKTTINISPPQELPHRDPIQMAVDQYFCPKLVLCSELGCGGLREFSQRVFCHGPPPFVILNMQQWKSEELSYVPYHLALCQHRYLLEGATLFNKEEHHYSAAFQMDGCWMHYDGLRSDNLILLHKPPELLLLSSLVYIRASDK